One segment of Lytechinus pictus isolate F3 Inbred chromosome 13, Lp3.0, whole genome shotgun sequence DNA contains the following:
- the LOC129275079 gene encoding uncharacterized protein LOC129275079 isoform X1, protein MSRRELQDMVEQRRQQKKAVKKTSSKFNIDQLLEKVEEYLDTFEYEMAQKFCQRALEMEPDNVRALELSGNLLAELGDTDGARKCFGRAITVCPEEGFSKYMYMGQLHEGLEGLQFFQKGVELMIKERDSNQEETQGASSSLENGSSNVSNADISKAYCTIAEIFLTDACFEEDSDERCKAAIDQAVNEDPHNPEAYQLLASYWLSKDNKEEAMSSMKKSLSLWQHMEGDGEGGGAKDNDIVAEPVLSYENRIGAAKILMELEMWDESENILHTLIEEDDEVVQVWYMLGLVQFERGSDECKPPARYYLHKAKKLYCALSCDDEQVLVHIDELLSSLGLGEGDEEDWLERQRKEEEEEQDEGDEDIDSEASSDEEMEH, encoded by the exons ATGAGCAGACGGGAGCTTCAGGATATGGTGGAGCAGAGACGACAGCAGAAGAAAGCAGTGAAAAAAACCTCCAGCAAATTCAATATCGACCAACTTCTGGAAAAG GTAGAGGAATACCTTGATACTTTTGAGTATGAAATGGCACAGAAGTTCTGCCAGAGGGCGCTAGAGATGGAACCTGACAACGTGAGAGCGCTGGAGCTATCAGGAAACCTGCTGGCAGAGCTCGGTGATACGGATGGAGCAAGAAAG TGCTTTGGTCGTGCAATAACGGTGTGTCCTGAAGAAGGTTTctccaagtacatgtacatggggcAGCTTCACGAAGGATTGGAAGGGCTTCAGTTCTTCCAGAAAGGCGTGGAGCTCATGATCAAGGAAAGGGACAGTAATCAG GAAGAAACACAAGGGGCTTCAAGTTCATTAGAAAATGGTTCTTCAAATGTTTCCAATGCTGATATATCCAAAGCTTATTGTACAATTGCTGAAATCTTCCTAACAGATGCATG CTTTGAAGAAGATTCAGATGAGAGATGCAAGGCAGCTATCGATCAGGCCGTCAATGAAGACCCTCACAATCCAGAGGCGTATCAACTCCTAGCTAGCTACTGGCTTAGTAAAGATAATAAAGAA GAAGCCATGTCATCAATGAAGAAGAGTTTATCACTATGGCAACATATGGAAGGAGATGGAGAAGGAGGCGGTGCTAAAGACAATGACATCGTAGCTGAACCCGTCTTGAGCTATGAAAACAGAATAGGAGCAGCAAAGATTCTTATGGAGCTAGAAATGTGGGAT GAATCAGAAAATATACTTCATACCCTTATAGAGGAGGATGATGAAGTAGTCCAGGTCTGGTATATGTTGGGCCTGGTCCAGTTTGAGCGAGGATCAGATGAATGTAAACCACCAGCAAGATACTACCTTCATAAAGCTAAGAAG cTGTACTGTGCATTAAGTTGTGACGATGAGCAGGTCTTAGTCCATATCGACGAGCTTCTTTCATCGTTAGGACTGGGAGAGGGGGATGAGGAAGACTGGttggaaagacaaagaaaagaagaggaagaagagcaGGATGAAGGGGATGAAGATATTGACAGCGAAGCTTCGTCAGATGAGGAGATGGAACATTGA
- the LOC129275079 gene encoding uncharacterized protein LOC129275079 isoform X2 — MSRRELQDMVEQRRQQKKAVKKTSSKFNIDQLLEKVEEYLDTFEYEMAQKFCQRALEMEPDNVRALELSGNLLAELGDTDGARKCFGRAITVCPEEGFSKYMYMGQLHEGLEGLQFFQKGVELMIKERDSNQEETQGASSSLENGSSNVSNADISKAYCTIAEIFLTDACFEEDSDERCKAAIDQAVNEDPHNPEAYQLLASYWLSKDNKEEAMSSMKKSLSLWQHMEGDGEGGGAKDNDIVAEPVLSYENRIGAAKILMELEMWDESENILHTLIEEDDEVVQVWYMLGLVQFERGSDECKPPARYYLHKAKKLYCALSCDDEQVLVHIDELLSSLGLGEGDEEDWLERQRKEEEEEQDEGDEDIDSEASSDEEMEH, encoded by the exons ATGAGCAGACGGGAGCTTCAGGATATGGTGGAGCAGAGACGACAGCAGAAGAAAGCAGTGAAAAAAACCTCCAGCAAATTCAATATCGACCAACTTCTGGAAAAGGTTG AGGAATACCTTGATACTTTTGAGTATGAAATGGCACAGAAGTTCTGCCAGAGGGCGCTAGAGATGGAACCTGACAACGTGAGAGCGCTGGAGCTATCAGGAAACCTGCTGGCAGAGCTCGGTGATACGGATGGAGCAAGAAAG TGCTTTGGTCGTGCAATAACGGTGTGTCCTGAAGAAGGTTTctccaagtacatgtacatggggcAGCTTCACGAAGGATTGGAAGGGCTTCAGTTCTTCCAGAAAGGCGTGGAGCTCATGATCAAGGAAAGGGACAGTAATCAG GAAGAAACACAAGGGGCTTCAAGTTCATTAGAAAATGGTTCTTCAAATGTTTCCAATGCTGATATATCCAAAGCTTATTGTACAATTGCTGAAATCTTCCTAACAGATGCATG CTTTGAAGAAGATTCAGATGAGAGATGCAAGGCAGCTATCGATCAGGCCGTCAATGAAGACCCTCACAATCCAGAGGCGTATCAACTCCTAGCTAGCTACTGGCTTAGTAAAGATAATAAAGAA GAAGCCATGTCATCAATGAAGAAGAGTTTATCACTATGGCAACATATGGAAGGAGATGGAGAAGGAGGCGGTGCTAAAGACAATGACATCGTAGCTGAACCCGTCTTGAGCTATGAAAACAGAATAGGAGCAGCAAAGATTCTTATGGAGCTAGAAATGTGGGAT GAATCAGAAAATATACTTCATACCCTTATAGAGGAGGATGATGAAGTAGTCCAGGTCTGGTATATGTTGGGCCTGGTCCAGTTTGAGCGAGGATCAGATGAATGTAAACCACCAGCAAGATACTACCTTCATAAAGCTAAGAAG cTGTACTGTGCATTAAGTTGTGACGATGAGCAGGTCTTAGTCCATATCGACGAGCTTCTTTCATCGTTAGGACTGGGAGAGGGGGATGAGGAAGACTGGttggaaagacaaagaaaagaagaggaagaagagcaGGATGAAGGGGATGAAGATATTGACAGCGAAGCTTCGTCAGATGAGGAGATGGAACATTGA